The proteins below come from a single Burkholderia contaminans genomic window:
- a CDS encoding AzlC family ABC transporter permease yields the protein MSSSVSTSSGLRDKPAYVAEMGRGLRAALPVMLGFVPFALVLGAQAAQKGLSLFEVPMMTGMNFGGGSEFAAIHLWSSPPHIALIVAMSFLVNSRHILMGAAFEPYIRRLPRRRAFFALFFMCDESWAMSLADARARSATHISVPYYAGICMGLYLTWISMTTLGAAVGPTIGNVEQYGFDMAFTAVFLVLLRGMWKGMRASRPWFVSLVVAAATHLAVPGAWYVAAGACAGLIAALVWEPRDA from the coding sequence ATGAGCAGTAGCGTTTCAACGTCGTCAGGGCTTCGCGACAAGCCCGCCTATGTCGCCGAGATGGGCCGTGGATTGCGCGCGGCGCTGCCCGTCATGCTGGGTTTCGTGCCGTTCGCGCTCGTGCTGGGCGCACAGGCCGCGCAGAAAGGGCTGAGCCTGTTCGAAGTGCCGATGATGACCGGCATGAACTTCGGCGGCGGCTCCGAATTCGCGGCGATCCATCTGTGGTCGTCGCCGCCGCACATCGCGCTGATCGTCGCGATGTCGTTCCTCGTGAATTCGCGCCACATCCTGATGGGCGCCGCATTCGAGCCGTATATCCGCCGCCTGCCGCGCCGCCGCGCGTTCTTCGCGCTGTTCTTCATGTGCGACGAAAGCTGGGCGATGTCGCTCGCCGACGCCCGGGCCCGCTCGGCCACGCACATCAGCGTGCCCTATTACGCGGGCATCTGCATGGGCCTCTACCTGACGTGGATCTCGATGACCACGCTCGGCGCGGCCGTCGGCCCGACGATCGGCAACGTCGAGCAATATGGCTTCGACATGGCGTTCACGGCCGTGTTTCTGGTGCTGCTGCGCGGGATGTGGAAGGGAATGCGTGCGAGCCGCCCGTGGTTCGTGAGCCTCGTGGTCGCCGCGGCCACGCACCTGGCCGTGCCCGGCGCGTGGTACGTCGCGGCCGGCGCCTGCGCGGGGCTGATCGCCGCGCTGGTGTGGGAGCCGCGCGATGCCTGA
- a CDS encoding LysE family translocator — protein sequence MIDLSTLALFSGACLALTATPGPDMLLIASRSVSQGRRAGFATLAGIQAGTYCHALAAALGLSQLFVAVPLAYDAVRFAGAAYLLYLAWKTFRSDATALSPVASQRRHSTATIFRQGLTTNLLNPKMALFVLALFPQFVRPEYGSIAVQILVLATVLNLIGIVVNGAVILSASRLSQRIGARRRPSKLPQYLLGSVFVGLAARLAVAGRQ from the coding sequence ATGATCGACCTCTCCACGCTCGCGCTGTTCTCCGGCGCGTGTCTCGCACTGACCGCCACGCCGGGCCCCGACATGCTGCTGATCGCGTCCCGCAGCGTGAGCCAGGGCCGGCGCGCAGGTTTCGCGACGCTCGCGGGCATCCAGGCCGGCACCTACTGTCACGCGCTCGCGGCCGCGCTCGGGCTGTCGCAGCTCTTCGTCGCGGTGCCGCTCGCCTATGACGCCGTGCGCTTCGCGGGCGCCGCCTATCTGCTGTATCTCGCGTGGAAGACGTTCCGTTCGGATGCAACCGCACTGTCGCCCGTCGCGTCGCAGCGTCGCCACTCGACCGCGACGATCTTCCGCCAGGGGCTGACGACGAACCTGCTGAATCCGAAGATGGCGCTGTTCGTGCTCGCGCTGTTTCCGCAGTTCGTGCGGCCCGAGTATGGTTCGATCGCCGTGCAGATTCTCGTGCTCGCGACGGTGCTGAACCTGATCGGGATCGTCGTGAACGGCGCGGTCATATTGTCCGCGAGCCGGCTGAGCCAGCGGATCGGCGCGCGCCGCCGCCCGTCGAAGCTGCCGCAATATCTGCTCGGTTCGGTGTTCGTGGGGCTGGCGGCGCGGTTGGCGGTGGCGGGGCGGCAGTAG
- a CDS encoding Lrp/AsnC family transcriptional regulator, producing the protein MKLDAIDRRILSALQRDGRMQNVELAHEVGLSPSPCLRRVRLLEEAGVIEKYVAVLNPAKVGKGLTIFTRVWLKGQDAESVNRFAEAVQQMPEVVECHLMAGDCDFLLRVVAADIDDYRRFQMEYLTRIPGVLSVKTDIPMQKVKLTSALPT; encoded by the coding sequence ATGAAACTTGACGCCATCGACCGCCGGATCCTGAGCGCGCTCCAGCGCGACGGCCGCATGCAGAACGTGGAGCTCGCGCATGAGGTCGGGCTGTCGCCGTCGCCGTGCCTGCGGCGTGTGCGCCTCCTCGAGGAAGCCGGCGTGATCGAGAAATACGTGGCCGTGCTGAATCCCGCGAAAGTCGGCAAGGGGCTGACGATCTTCACGCGCGTGTGGCTGAAGGGGCAGGACGCGGAATCGGTGAACCGTTTCGCCGAGGCCGTCCAGCAGATGCCGGAAGTCGTCGAGTGCCACCTGATGGCGGGCGATTGCGATTTCCTGCTGCGCGTCGTCGCGGCCGACATCGACGATTACCGGCGCTTCCAGATGGAATACCTCACGCGTATTCCGGGCGTGCTGAGCGTGAAGACCGACATCCCGATGCAGAAGGTCAAGCTCACGTCGGCGCTGCCGACCTAG
- a CDS encoding thioredoxin family protein, whose translation MDTEQRYTANAPTRAEVDALGGPTVIEFGANWCGICAGAQPAIVASFSAHPAVRHLKIEDGPGRPLGRSFGVKLWPTLVFLRDGVEVARVVRPADAKQIEADGFAALA comes from the coding sequence ATGGATACCGAGCAACGCTACACCGCCAACGCGCCGACGCGCGCGGAAGTCGACGCACTGGGCGGCCCGACCGTCATCGAATTCGGCGCGAACTGGTGCGGGATCTGCGCGGGCGCGCAGCCGGCGATCGTCGCGTCGTTTTCCGCGCATCCCGCCGTGCGGCACCTGAAGATCGAGGATGGCCCGGGCCGCCCGCTCGGCCGCTCGTTCGGCGTGAAGCTGTGGCCCACCCTGGTGTTCCTGCGCGATGGCGTCGAAGTCGCGCGCGTCGTGCGGCCTGCCGACGCGAAGCAGATCGAAGCCGACGGCTTCGCCGCGCTGGCCTGA
- a CDS encoding flavin reductase family protein, with protein MNAPHCVTEPNILYFGTPVVLVSTLNEDGTANLAPISSAFWLGWRGVIGIAASSQTTRNLLRTGECVLNLPSSAQAHAVDRIARTTGTWPVPDGKRAKGYVYEPDKFGTAGLTAAASQTVAPPRALECPVHMEAVVAATHGIGEEAPDVRGHIRVFELRIQRVHVHPDLLMDGHADRIDPDKWSPLIMSFQKFYGLTPHQVHASRLAEIPERAYRSPDIERARDAGVPAGAGR; from the coding sequence ATGAACGCTCCGCATTGCGTCACCGAACCGAACATCCTCTATTTCGGCACGCCCGTCGTGCTGGTCAGCACGCTGAACGAAGACGGCACGGCCAATCTCGCGCCGATCTCGTCCGCGTTCTGGCTCGGCTGGCGCGGCGTGATCGGCATCGCCGCCAGTTCGCAGACCACCCGCAACCTGCTGCGCACCGGCGAGTGCGTGCTGAACCTGCCGTCGTCGGCACAGGCCCACGCGGTCGACCGGATCGCGCGTACGACGGGCACCTGGCCGGTGCCGGACGGCAAGCGCGCGAAGGGCTACGTGTACGAGCCCGACAAGTTCGGCACGGCCGGGCTCACGGCCGCGGCTTCGCAAACCGTCGCGCCGCCGCGTGCGCTCGAATGCCCGGTGCATATGGAAGCGGTCGTCGCGGCCACGCACGGGATCGGCGAGGAAGCGCCCGACGTGCGTGGCCACATCCGCGTGTTCGAGTTGCGCATCCAGCGCGTGCACGTGCATCCCGACCTGCTGATGGACGGGCATGCGGACCGCATCGATCCGGACAAGTGGTCGCCGCTGATCATGAGCTTCCAGAAGTTCTATGGCCTCACGCCGCATCAGGTGCATGCGTCGCGACTCGCCGAGATTCCCGAGCGCGCGTATCGCAGCCCGGACATCGAGCGCGCGCGTGATGCGGGCGTGCCGGCCGGCGCCGGGCGGTAG
- the atsR gene encoding hybrid sensor histidine kinase/response regulator AtsR (AtsR signifies Adherence and T6SS Regulator.), whose product MKRRRWKNRKIILVLGSLWIMGFAAWAFLLWDLLATSVNEGVLEGPREGVFWTAAQYRNVYTRFDRQLILYATHQDDDFNHVQMQLDSLSVSFGFLQRPSEVSEYWLRIPRARNEIDALGDFMTRLKREVPLLRDSPKNAQQVIDEVNAYWPKVNGLANYFRAIEMAQRDFTFHQLKEKQRAILILGIVLGVILCALFLLLFYTMRTRDDLLERQDAALDAERKASDRAFEMIEAKNAFLGMVSHELRTPLQAICGSVEILLARPQSEANLKTIRRLQNSALSLEALVKDLTDYIKLRSTKRLAERETVGMASLLAEVLDPLREKIAAKRIAISQQVEPHDLAIRSDRKLLRQVLSNLIENSVKYTLGGSIDVSITLADAPAGPQLKIAVRDTGAGIAKPHLSKIFEPFYRANDAVGLHVDGIGMGLAVVREIVTTLRGHVDVRSVVGEGSEFVVTLPAEVPGIDTAGNAAGDALALPHAAAHRDRRALVVDDDDNARETLGAMLSALGIEADLCGTGQDGVARFGTSHYDIVVIDLELPDLSGFEVARRIRAVAVPDDDGRHPAILGVSAYESAALRENKQVFDAFLPKPVHLRELGALVEKLFA is encoded by the coding sequence ATGAAACGCCGGCGATGGAAAAATAGAAAAATCATCCTGGTCCTCGGCTCGCTGTGGATCATGGGGTTCGCCGCGTGGGCGTTCCTGCTGTGGGACCTCCTCGCCACCTCGGTCAACGAAGGCGTGCTCGAAGGGCCGCGCGAAGGCGTGTTCTGGACCGCCGCGCAATACCGCAACGTCTATACGCGGTTCGACCGGCAGCTGATCCTCTACGCAACGCACCAGGACGACGACTTCAATCACGTGCAGATGCAGCTCGACAGCCTGTCGGTGTCGTTCGGCTTTCTGCAGCGGCCGTCGGAAGTGTCCGAATACTGGCTGCGCATCCCGCGCGCGCGCAACGAGATCGACGCGCTCGGCGACTTCATGACGCGCCTGAAGCGCGAAGTACCGTTGCTGCGCGATTCGCCGAAAAACGCGCAGCAGGTGATCGACGAGGTCAATGCGTACTGGCCGAAGGTCAACGGCCTCGCGAACTATTTCCGCGCGATCGAAATGGCGCAGCGCGACTTCACGTTCCATCAGCTGAAGGAGAAGCAGCGCGCGATCCTGATCCTCGGCATCGTGCTCGGCGTGATCCTGTGCGCGCTGTTCCTGCTGCTGTTCTATACGATGCGCACGCGTGACGACCTGCTCGAACGGCAGGACGCGGCACTCGACGCCGAACGCAAGGCGTCCGACCGCGCGTTCGAAATGATCGAGGCGAAAAATGCGTTCCTCGGGATGGTCAGCCACGAGTTGCGCACCCCGCTGCAGGCGATCTGCGGATCGGTCGAAATCCTGCTCGCGCGCCCGCAGTCGGAGGCCAACCTGAAGACGATCCGGCGGCTGCAGAATTCCGCGTTGTCGCTCGAGGCGCTCGTCAAGGATCTGACCGACTACATCAAGCTGCGCTCGACGAAGCGCCTCGCCGAACGGGAAACCGTCGGCATGGCTTCGTTGCTCGCCGAGGTGCTCGACCCGCTGCGCGAGAAGATCGCGGCCAAGCGGATCGCGATCTCGCAGCAGGTCGAGCCGCACGACCTTGCGATCCGTTCCGATCGCAAGCTACTGCGCCAGGTGCTGTCGAACCTGATCGAGAACTCGGTCAAGTACACGCTCGGCGGGTCGATCGACGTGTCGATCACGCTCGCCGACGCGCCGGCCGGCCCGCAATTGAAGATCGCGGTGCGCGACACGGGCGCCGGCATCGCGAAGCCGCACCTGTCGAAGATCTTCGAGCCGTTCTATCGCGCGAACGACGCGGTCGGGCTGCACGTGGACGGGATCGGCATGGGGCTCGCGGTCGTGCGCGAAATCGTGACGACGCTGCGCGGGCATGTGGACGTGCGCAGCGTCGTGGGCGAAGGCAGCGAGTTCGTCGTGACGCTGCCGGCCGAAGTGCCCGGCATCGACACCGCCGGCAACGCGGCCGGCGACGCGCTCGCGCTGCCGCACGCGGCCGCGCACCGCGACCGGCGCGCGCTGGTGGTCGACGACGACGACAACGCGCGCGAAACGCTCGGCGCGATGCTGTCGGCGCTCGGCATCGAAGCCGATCTGTGCGGCACCGGGCAGGACGGCGTCGCGCGCTTCGGTACGAGCCATTACGACATCGTCGTGATCGACCTCGAACTGCCGGACTTGAGCGGCTTCGAAGTCGCGCGGCGCATTCGCGCGGTCGCGGTACCCGACGACGACGGCCGGCATCCCGCGATCCTCGGCGTCAGCGCATATGAATCAGCCGCGCTGCGCGAGAACAAGCAGGTGTTCGACGCATTCCTGCCGAAGCCCGTCCACCTGCGCGAACTCGGCGCGCTCGTCGAGAAGCTGTTCGCCTGA
- a CDS encoding SDR family NAD(P)-dependent oxidoreductase, with protein sequence MDAPLPPISAPISETEPETETVAEPRASRLHRPVALVTGSTSGIGAAIARRLAADGYAVILHSRSSADVGRAMARELGAAYVQADLADDAERVRLIREAVAVHGRLDVLVNNAGVSRVIPHDDLAAATPDVWREMHEINVIAPFRLVAEAEAALREAASHGRAGCVVNVSSHAGVRPKGASIPYAAAKAALNHTTRLLAKTLAPAIRVNAVAPGLVDTPLTADWTDAQQLWRERAPMRRAATPDDIAQTVAMLVASDYVTGEIVMLDGGMNLT encoded by the coding sequence ATGGATGCGCCGCTCCCGCCGATATCTGCCCCGATTTCCGAAACGGAACCTGAAACCGAAACCGTCGCCGAGCCGCGCGCGTCGCGGCTACATCGGCCGGTCGCGCTCGTCACCGGTTCGACGTCCGGGATCGGCGCGGCGATCGCGCGCCGTCTCGCGGCGGACGGCTACGCGGTGATCCTGCATTCGCGCAGCTCGGCCGACGTGGGGCGCGCGATGGCGCGCGAACTCGGCGCGGCCTATGTGCAGGCCGACCTCGCCGACGACGCCGAACGCGTGCGGCTGATCCGCGAAGCGGTTGCCGTGCACGGGCGGCTCGACGTGCTCGTCAACAACGCGGGCGTCAGCCGCGTGATTCCGCATGACGACCTCGCTGCGGCGACGCCCGACGTGTGGCGCGAGATGCACGAGATCAACGTGATCGCACCGTTCCGGCTCGTCGCCGAGGCGGAGGCTGCGTTGCGCGAGGCGGCGTCGCACGGGCGGGCCGGCTGCGTGGTGAACGTCAGCTCGCATGCGGGCGTGCGGCCGAAGGGCGCGTCGATTCCGTATGCGGCGGCGAAGGCGGCGCTCAATCACACGACGCGGCTGCTCGCGAAAACGCTCGCGCCGGCGATCCGCGTCAATGCGGTTGCGCCGGGGCTCGTCGATACGCCGCTCACGGCCGACTGGACCGACGCGCAGCAGCTCTGGCGCGAGCGCGCGCCGATGCGCCGTGCGGCGACGCCGGACGACATCGCGCAGACGGTCGCGATGCTCGTCGCGTCCGATTACGTGACGGGCGAGATCGTGATGCTCGACGGGGGAATGAACCTGACGTGA
- a CDS encoding DUF2322 family protein — translation MIQPTPVFKDNLAQLPAIDSVARIDLVGANGDVVATIENQPGKQGSLAVYHYLKQAFGTLDAKAAEHGLAVFAEHTADARNRPGAHPNVDRLLAIVDGGEALRIDVVAKG, via the coding sequence GTGATTCAACCGACCCCAGTATTCAAGGACAACCTCGCGCAACTGCCGGCCATCGACAGCGTCGCGCGCATCGATCTCGTCGGCGCGAACGGCGACGTGGTCGCGACCATCGAGAACCAGCCGGGCAAGCAAGGCTCGCTCGCGGTGTACCACTACCTGAAGCAGGCATTCGGCACGCTCGACGCGAAAGCCGCCGAGCACGGCCTCGCGGTGTTCGCCGAACATACGGCCGACGCACGCAACCGCCCGGGCGCGCATCCGAACGTCGATCGCCTGCTGGCAATCGTCGACGGCGGCGAAGCGCTGCGGATCGACGTCGTCGCGAAGGGCTGA
- the surE gene encoding 5'/3'-nucleotidase SurE — translation MQENRPLFDRVLLTNDDGFDAPGLDVLEQVATQLAREVWIVAPAEDQSGTSHSLSLHEPLRVHRKGERRFAVRGTPGDCVAIAISHLMKDARPDIVLSGVNRGGNLGTETVFSGTVGAAMTSMLVGVPAIALSQAFTDRNAVPWDTARALAPDVIRRLVAAGWDSDACLNVNFPPRPAQDVRGLKVTNQGAGTLQGVEIVSGRDPRDIEYHWLKLARSPRDDDADSETVALGDGYVAVTPLKFERTHDQALARLRSSLG, via the coding sequence ATGCAAGAAAACCGCCCGCTGTTCGACCGTGTCCTGCTCACCAACGACGACGGATTCGATGCCCCCGGCCTCGACGTGCTCGAACAGGTCGCCACGCAACTGGCCCGCGAAGTGTGGATCGTCGCACCGGCGGAAGACCAGAGCGGCACGTCGCACTCGCTGAGCCTGCACGAACCGCTGCGCGTGCATCGCAAGGGCGAGCGCCGCTTCGCGGTGCGCGGCACGCCCGGCGATTGCGTCGCGATCGCGATCAGCCATCTGATGAAGGACGCACGGCCCGACATCGTGCTGTCCGGCGTGAATCGCGGCGGGAACCTCGGTACCGAAACGGTGTTTTCCGGCACGGTGGGCGCCGCGATGACGAGCATGCTGGTCGGCGTGCCGGCCATCGCGCTGAGCCAGGCCTTCACCGATCGCAACGCGGTGCCGTGGGATACGGCGCGCGCGCTTGCGCCGGACGTGATTCGCCGGCTCGTGGCCGCCGGCTGGGACAGCGACGCGTGCCTGAACGTGAATTTCCCGCCGCGGCCGGCGCAGGACGTGCGCGGACTGAAGGTGACGAACCAGGGCGCCGGTACGCTGCAGGGTGTCGAGATCGTGTCGGGGCGCGATCCGCGCGACATCGAGTATCACTGGCTGAAGCTCGCCCGCTCGCCGCGCGACGACGATGCGGATTCGGAAACGGTCGCGCTCGGTGACGGGTATGTCGCCGTCACGCCGCTGAAGTTCGAGCGCACGCACGACCAGGCGCTCGCACGGTTGCGGTCGAGCCTCGGCTGA
- a CDS encoding molybdopterin-dependent oxidoreductase, giving the protein MRISTIWTKSLLTACLLGMAAATWAASSFTFTVDGKIDKHNQQGKKAYVFSEQALMALPQHTIVTSTSWTPKAAFTGPRLSDILKTVGAHGTQIEFRCIDEYTFTIPVSDADRYGVILARTMNGKVLGNDNYGPLWIMYPRDQYPDELKTPLGEAKFAWQIIGLTVK; this is encoded by the coding sequence ATGCGAATTTCGACCATCTGGACCAAGAGCCTGCTGACGGCCTGCCTGCTCGGCATGGCGGCCGCGACCTGGGCCGCTTCGTCGTTTACGTTCACCGTCGACGGCAAGATCGACAAGCACAACCAGCAGGGCAAGAAGGCGTACGTGTTTTCCGAGCAGGCGCTGATGGCGCTGCCGCAGCACACGATCGTCACGTCCACGAGCTGGACGCCGAAGGCGGCCTTCACCGGCCCGCGCCTGTCCGACATCCTGAAGACCGTCGGCGCGCACGGCACGCAGATCGAATTCCGCTGCATCGACGAGTACACGTTCACGATTCCCGTATCCGATGCCGATCGCTACGGCGTGATCCTCGCGCGGACGATGAACGGCAAGGTGCTCGGCAACGACAACTACGGCCCGCTGTGGATCATGTACCCGCGCGACCAGTATCCCGATGAACTGAAGACGCCGCTCGGCGAAGCCAAGTTCGCGTGGCAGATCATCGGCCTGACGGTGAAATGA
- a CDS encoding AzlD family protein produces MPDFPDFSTVATIVLMASTTYLSRILGYVLLRNRTLSPRMASVMENVPGCVLISVIAPAFVSTRPADLLALAITLIAATRLSILPTVIVGVVSAGLLRHLLG; encoded by the coding sequence ATGCCTGATTTCCCGGATTTCAGCACGGTCGCGACGATCGTGCTGATGGCGTCGACCACCTATCTGTCGCGCATCCTCGGCTACGTGCTGCTGCGCAACCGCACGCTGAGCCCGCGGATGGCGTCGGTGATGGAAAACGTGCCCGGCTGCGTGCTGATCTCGGTGATCGCGCCGGCCTTCGTGTCGACGCGCCCGGCCGACCTGCTCGCACTGGCCATCACGCTGATCGCGGCGACGCGCCTGTCGATCCTGCCGACTGTCATCGTCGGCGTCGTGTCGGCCGGCCTGCTGCGGCACCTGCTCGGCTGA
- a CDS encoding YebB family permuted papain-like enzyme: MVVDTGCRPLMIRSPDAGRRRLFSTGAHDRHDMPLPVEPEIGDIVFIRVTVRPFLEVASATRSWTNHVGIVIGERGGEPLIAESTFPLSRVTTMSRFLARSDRGACVIARLKQPLDAAQRRRLVEAAMRRIGVVYDTGFNLASRRQFCSRFVREVVRDATRIVLGDVETFDMLLRRNPDHPLGFWKIWYFGRIPWRRRTVTPASLLGSGALRVVEDTREGVENVSEGDDPDSV; the protein is encoded by the coding sequence ATGGTTGTCGATACCGGCTGCCGGCCGCTCATGATCCGTTCGCCCGACGCGGGCCGGCGGCGTCTCTTCTCCACGGGTGCTCACGATCGGCATGACATGCCGTTGCCGGTCGAGCCTGAGATCGGCGACATCGTCTTCATCCGCGTGACCGTGCGGCCGTTTCTCGAAGTGGCGAGCGCGACGCGCTCGTGGACGAATCATGTCGGGATCGTCATCGGCGAGCGCGGCGGCGAGCCGTTGATTGCGGAGAGCACGTTTCCGTTGTCGCGCGTCACGACGATGTCGCGGTTTCTCGCGCGCTCCGATCGCGGCGCATGCGTGATCGCGCGGCTGAAGCAGCCGCTCGATGCCGCGCAGCGGCGCCGGCTCGTGGAGGCGGCAATGCGCCGGATCGGCGTGGTGTACGACACGGGGTTCAATCTCGCGTCGCGCCGGCAGTTCTGCTCGCGCTTCGTGCGCGAAGTCGTGCGCGATGCGACGCGGATCGTGCTCGGCGACGTCGAGACCTTCGACATGCTGCTGCGCCGGAACCCCGATCATCCGCTCGGCTTCTGGAAGATCTGGTACTTCGGCCGGATTCCGTGGCGCCGCCGCACGGTGACGCCGGCGAGCTTGCTGGGTAGCGGGGCGTTACGGGTGGTGGAGGATACGCGCGAGGGCGTTGAAAACGTGTCCGAAGGTGACGATCCAGATAGCGTATGA
- a CDS encoding secondary thiamine-phosphate synthase enzyme YjbQ, whose protein sequence is MQQAITHIGIDTRGSGLVEFTSQVRAFVDQQAISTGLLTVFCRHTSASLLIQENADSSVQRDIERYFATLAPEDATRYEHDTEGTDDMPAHLRTALTQVQLSIPVEQGRMVLGTWQGIYLFEHRRAAHRRDIVLHLIGE, encoded by the coding sequence ATGCAACAGGCGATCACGCATATCGGTATCGACACGCGCGGCAGCGGCCTCGTCGAATTCACGTCGCAGGTGCGCGCGTTCGTCGACCAGCAGGCCATCAGCACCGGCCTGCTCACCGTGTTCTGTCGCCACACCTCGGCGTCGCTGCTGATCCAGGAGAACGCCGATTCGTCGGTGCAGCGCGACATCGAGCGCTACTTCGCGACGCTCGCGCCCGAGGACGCCACGCGCTACGAGCACGACACCGAAGGCACCGACGACATGCCGGCACACCTGCGCACGGCGCTCACGCAGGTGCAATTGTCGATCCCGGTCGAGCAGGGGCGCATGGTGCTCGGCACGTGGCAGGGAATTTATCTGTTCGAGCATCGCCGCGCGGCGCACCGCCGGGATATCGTGCTGCACCTGATCGGCGAGTAA
- a CDS encoding PASTA domain-containing protein: protein MARFVALPFARRPASIVSIAAVACAALGGTASADPLRTASDIAGASLVPLGALPHSPENGSLAPFCTRYRAKTTTAAGREVAKRDWIVTSEAPLGRYTVVTFASGFSAGTSAICFARNGNVGVFDGTTLVALGYTARKAGWQLGTADRLENGALLIWGGDGPAPPIGELHEENGGLRLTRVAAESTYCQGRAVVPNVYGKPLDVARRILIAKGWQPLRPREKPDATDGAATLAKHGIIEAEACSGTGMGYCALRYRNAAGVLGMTTVGGEPDKPSANTVIDYQVACRKP, encoded by the coding sequence GTGGCCCGTTTCGTTGCGTTGCCCTTTGCCCGCCGTCCGGCTTCGATCGTTTCGATCGCGGCCGTTGCGTGTGCCGCGCTCGGCGGCACCGCCTCGGCCGATCCGCTGCGGACGGCCTCCGATATCGCCGGTGCGTCGCTGGTGCCGCTCGGTGCGCTGCCGCACTCGCCTGAGAACGGCTCGCTCGCCCCGTTCTGCACGCGCTATCGCGCGAAGACGACCACCGCGGCCGGCCGTGAAGTCGCGAAGCGCGACTGGATCGTGACGTCCGAAGCACCGCTCGGCCGCTACACGGTCGTCACGTTCGCGAGCGGATTCAGCGCCGGCACGAGCGCGATCTGTTTCGCGCGCAACGGCAACGTCGGCGTGTTCGACGGCACGACGCTCGTCGCGCTCGGCTACACCGCGCGCAAGGCCGGCTGGCAGCTCGGCACGGCCGACCGGCTGGAAAACGGCGCGCTGCTGATCTGGGGCGGCGACGGCCCGGCGCCGCCCATCGGCGAACTTCACGAAGAGAACGGCGGCCTGCGCCTGACCCGTGTCGCGGCTGAAAGCACTTACTGCCAGGGCCGCGCGGTCGTGCCGAACGTGTACGGCAAACCGCTCGACGTCGCGCGCCGGATCCTGATCGCGAAAGGCTGGCAACCGCTGCGCCCGCGCGAGAAACCGGATGCGACGGACGGCGCGGCGACGCTCGCGAAGCACGGCATCATCGAAGCCGAAGCGTGTTCGGGCACCGGCATGGGCTATTGCGCGCTACGCTACCGAAACGCAGCCGGCGTGCTCGGCATGACGACGGTCGGTGGCGAGCCGGACAAGCCGTCGGCGAACACCGTGATCGATTATCAGGTGGCCTGCCGCAAACCTTGA